A region of Candidatus Dependentiae bacterium DNA encodes the following proteins:
- a CDS encoding tetratricopeptide repeat-containing glycosyltransferase family protein: MKKYYSILLTCTTLCSAQQADYVGHIESLPATKTEQTTTLLEQAQQCMTENKHQEALRLCTIIIAQDPTSFRAHLTMGKSHLALNAADAALASFTKALNTRPSDDKSAVELGNCLLNLGNHFFGTHETEKALDAFKSILTISENFSAVHHNIAFTLAEQSGDIHGALEHYRKATNYNPNNVETRFCSSLALLASGNLVEGFDAYQTRWKRANHAPRSFSYPLAKQWDGIADIRGKRILINVEQGLGDTLQFIRYAQLLKNQGAIVIAEVQKPLADILSLCPYLDEIVTIGTSLPAFDYQIPMLNLPHVYKTNLQTIPADIPYLRAAPQLITQWRSLLAQDTNFKIGICWRGDSAHGASKFMPFNYFARLAELPGVSVYSLQKDETTNDQKYNALIQETRIKRFEGDFDEHHGRFMDTAAVIKNLDLIITVDTSIAHLAGGLGVPTWIVLPFPAEWRWLIERDDSPWYPTMRLFRQQEYNNWQGVYTQLLQALAERLDA; encoded by the coding sequence ATGAAAAAATATTATAGTATTCTCCTGACATGCACCACCTTATGCTCAGCTCAACAAGCTGACTATGTAGGCCATATAGAATCTCTTCCCGCCACAAAAACAGAACAAACCACTACACTGCTTGAGCAAGCACAACAGTGTATGACCGAAAACAAACATCAAGAAGCATTACGTTTGTGTACAATTATAATCGCACAAGACCCCACGTCATTCCGCGCACATCTTACTATGGGAAAAAGCCATCTTGCATTGAATGCCGCTGATGCTGCATTGGCAAGTTTCACCAAGGCACTTAACACAAGACCTTCCGATGATAAAAGTGCCGTCGAATTAGGAAACTGTTTACTCAATCTTGGTAACCACTTTTTTGGTACCCATGAAACAGAAAAAGCACTCGATGCTTTCAAATCAATACTTACCATTTCAGAAAATTTTTCAGCAGTGCACCACAACATTGCTTTCACCTTAGCCGAACAATCCGGCGACATACACGGCGCCCTTGAACATTATCGCAAAGCCACAAACTATAATCCTAACAATGTTGAAACACGATTTTGTTCTTCACTAGCGCTCCTGGCATCAGGAAATCTTGTTGAAGGGTTCGATGCCTACCAAACACGTTGGAAGCGCGCCAACCATGCCCCACGTTCCTTCAGTTATCCTCTTGCCAAACAATGGGACGGTATAGCCGATATACGCGGCAAACGCATACTCATCAATGTTGAACAAGGCCTTGGTGACACGTTACAGTTTATTCGCTATGCACAGTTACTCAAAAATCAAGGCGCCATTGTCATAGCAGAAGTACAAAAACCACTTGCCGATATTCTCTCGCTCTGCCCTTATCTTGATGAGATTGTCACTATTGGAACATCGCTCCCCGCATTCGATTATCAAATACCAATGCTGAACCTTCCCCACGTGTATAAAACAAACTTGCAAACGATTCCCGCAGACATACCTTACTTGCGTGCGGCCCCTCAATTAATCACGCAGTGGCGTTCACTACTCGCACAAGACACCAACTTTAAAATTGGCATTTGCTGGCGTGGCGACAGCGCACACGGCGCATCAAAATTCATGCCATTCAATTATTTTGCACGTCTTGCAGAACTGCCTGGCGTAAGCGTGTACAGCCTTCAAAAAGATGAGACCACCAACGATCAAAAATACAATGCCCTCATCCAAGAAACCCGCATTAAAAGATTTGAAGGAGACTTTGACGAACACCATGGACGGTTCATGGATACTGCTGCGGTCATCAAAAATCTCGATTTAATTATTACCGTCGACACCTCGATTGCGCATTTGGCTGGTGGCCTTGGCGTGCCAACGTGGATAGTGCTTCCATTCCCTGCTGAATGGCGTTGGCTGATCGAACGTGATGACAGTCCTTGGTACCCAACCATGCGTTTGTTTAGACAACAAGAATACAATAATTGGCAAGGTGTCTACACGCAATTACTCCAAGCTTTAGCCGAACGGCTTGACGCATGA
- a CDS encoding rhodanese-like domain-containing protein, producing MNYIKKIMGIGLLLAGVPLYSSECGTGACPISYTSMYKSSLGAKYTHPSFTDTRYKIETISAQELLAKIKNDPSLFVVNVLGQTFFDDAHITGSIDAPLRFLEEKAKAWDRNRETIVYCATKKCDASLKAFRLLKYLGFKNVRAYEGGIREWYRLGYPCEGPCQYAYLKQQGDFE from the coding sequence ATGAATTATATAAAGAAGATTATGGGAATAGGACTTTTGTTAGCCGGCGTACCCCTTTATTCAAGTGAATGTGGGACTGGCGCGTGCCCCATTTCGTACACTTCTATGTATAAATCCTCATTGGGTGCAAAATATACCCATCCAAGTTTTACTGATACCAGATATAAGATTGAAACAATTTCTGCGCAAGAGCTCTTGGCAAAAATAAAAAATGATCCATCTCTTTTTGTGGTGAATGTTTTGGGCCAAACGTTTTTTGATGATGCGCATATTACCGGATCTATAGACGCTCCTTTACGTTTTTTAGAAGAAAAAGCGAAAGCATGGGATAGAAATAGAGAAACCATTGTGTACTGCGCTACAAAAAAATGTGATGCGAGTCTTAAAGCATTTAGATTGCTCAAATATTTGGGATTTAAAAATGTACGTGCCTACGAAGGTGGTATTCGCGAATGGTATAGACTTGGTTATCCTTGCGAAGGACCATGTCAATATGCCTATTTAAAGCAACAAGGTGATTTCGAGTAG